Proteins found in one Deltaproteobacteria bacterium IMCC39524 genomic segment:
- a CDS encoding tautomerase, which produces MPYLQLDVNGHYPVEVKKRLVTKLSETYSGMLDVDVGRISIAIRELGEGGLWRTIDGEPRPAAVLMCDIRRGRSEQLRLDVAKTLSKDCIDILGLSAERLNVVFTQHAGDEMYHPGLGGFSPEWRE; this is translated from the coding sequence ATGCCCTACCTTCAGCTCGATGTGAATGGTCATTACCCGGTCGAAGTGAAGAAACGCCTGGTCACAAAATTGAGTGAAACCTACTCAGGCATGCTGGACGTTGACGTTGGCCGCATCAGTATCGCCATCCGTGAACTTGGCGAAGGCGGTCTGTGGCGGACCATCGATGGTGAACCTCGGCCTGCTGCGGTGTTGATGTGCGATATCCGGCGCGGCCGGTCTGAACAGCTTCGCCTGGATGTGGCTAAAACCCTGTCCAAGGATTGCATCGATATTCTCGGTCTGAGCGCTGAGCGTTTGAATGTAGTCTTCACCCAGCATGCGGGCGATGAGATGTATCACCCCGGCCTGGGCGGCTTCAGCCCGGAATGGCGGGAATAA
- a CDS encoding peroxiredoxin — translation MKKANQEIALKVGDQAPDFSVPSTKGKIVLSQLVEQGPVVLALYPKDFTPGUTIEMKAFQSDISDFAKLDAQVLGVSADTLETHHEFAAELDLSFPLLVDDGSISARYGSGRVTYLIDRTSIIRMICEGMPDNAALAGEIGKL, via the coding sequence ATGAAAAAAGCTAACCAGGAAATCGCTCTCAAGGTCGGCGATCAAGCACCCGACTTCAGCGTGCCATCCACAAAAGGCAAGATCGTGCTCAGTCAGCTGGTTGAGCAGGGCCCGGTGGTACTGGCCCTCTACCCTAAAGACTTCACCCCTGGCTGAACCATCGAAATGAAGGCTTTTCAAAGTGATATTTCTGACTTTGCAAAGCTTGACGCCCAGGTTCTGGGCGTAAGTGCAGACACTCTGGAAACCCACCACGAATTCGCCGCAGAACTCGATTTAAGTTTTCCACTGCTCGTCGATGACGGCTCGATCAGCGCACGATACGGCAGCGGGCGCGTCACCTACCTGATCGACCGAACCTCTATTATAAGAATGATCTGTGAGGGGATGCCCGACAACGCCGCCCTGGCCGGTGAGATCGGTAAGCTGTAA
- a CDS encoding SDR family oxidoreductase — translation MDLQLTGKIALIVASSKGLGKAIAKQLAEEGCDVMLTSRSAGQLAVARQHLLPSANGRVECCPCDITNLDDIQKLVAETRERLGPVDILINNAGGPPGGGFDQVDDAAWQEAFELNLLSYVRLIREVLPDMKQKGGRIINVTSSSIKQPIPGLILSNAFRMGILGLAKSLADELAPYNILVNTVAPGRIATDRTNYLDQLKADKRGIGKEQVVAESLQNIPLKRYGETEEFARVVCFLASGASSYVTGSTLMVDGGMVKGY, via the coding sequence ATGGACCTGCAGTTGACCGGTAAAATTGCCCTGATCGTGGCGTCAAGCAAGGGACTGGGTAAAGCGATCGCCAAGCAACTAGCCGAAGAAGGCTGCGATGTTATGCTGACCAGCCGCAGCGCCGGGCAACTGGCCGTGGCACGGCAGCATCTCTTGCCGAGCGCCAATGGCAGGGTGGAGTGCTGCCCCTGCGATATCACCAACCTTGACGACATTCAAAAACTGGTCGCAGAGACCCGCGAGCGGCTGGGCCCCGTCGATATTCTGATCAACAATGCCGGAGGCCCGCCGGGTGGCGGATTTGACCAGGTTGATGATGCCGCCTGGCAGGAGGCCTTCGAGCTGAATCTGCTCAGCTATGTTCGCTTGATCCGTGAAGTCCTGCCCGATATGAAGCAGAAGGGCGGGCGGATTATCAATGTCACCTCCTCCTCGATCAAGCAGCCGATTCCAGGGCTGATTCTCTCCAACGCTTTCCGCATGGGGATTCTCGGTCTGGCAAAAAGCCTGGCCGACGAACTGGCCCCCTACAACATTCTGGTCAACACCGTCGCTCCGGGACGGATTGCGACCGACCGCACAAACTACCTGGACCAGCTCAAGGCAGACAAACGGGGAATCGGCAAGGAGCAGGTGGTTGCCGAATCGCTGCAGAACATCCCCTTGAAACGTTACGGCGAGACCGAGGAGTTTGCCAGGGTGGTCTGTTTTCTCGCTTCCGGGGCCAGTTCCTACGTGACCGGCAGTACTCTTATGGTTGATGGCGGCATGGTCAAGGGCTATTGA
- a CDS encoding PKD domain-containing protein, whose amino-acid sequence MERINIIWVIPLGLLLILGVLASCGGSGGDSDSTSNSDTTNTVTNSAPIANAGKDQSIAFGTIVRLDGSGSSDENGDALTYSWTIQSAPIGSKAVLNNTSVVNPTFTADLVGVYVVSLNVDDGWVASAADTVIVTALTFNYSISIGKFGADISGTNSKWWGGVKGQDDKIYGIPYGADDILIIDPATNTAIRSTLGANISGPSKWASGCLGSDGKIYCVPYNAPDVLIIDPVTETAIRTNFGLNLTDTAKWAGAVLGTDNKIYCIPRDSTNILIIDPASGTASRSNMGANLAGSNKWSGGILASNGKIYGVPRNSLDILIINPASGTASRSNMGADLTSSHKYADGIFAPNGKIYAIPYTDSPAILIIEPESNTASLSTMGANLLGAGWSEAILGPDDKIHAVPYTASDMLIIDPEAGSASRVAIDGVGNTSKGKWVMGDIVDNKFYGIPYGSEDIILVQFE is encoded by the coding sequence ATGGAGCGAATAAACATTATTTGGGTCATACCACTAGGATTGCTATTAATATTGGGAGTCCTTGCTTCCTGCGGTGGCAGTGGAGGGGATAGCGACAGCACCTCTAATAGTGACACAACGAATACAGTAACAAACTCAGCACCTATAGCCAACGCTGGTAAAGATCAGAGCATCGCGTTTGGAACTATAGTGCGACTAGATGGTAGTGGCAGTTCTGATGAAAACGGGGATGCTTTAACATATTCTTGGACAATTCAGTCTGCCCCCATTGGAAGTAAAGCAGTTTTAAACAACACTTCAGTAGTCAATCCAACATTCACAGCCGATCTTGTAGGAGTTTATGTGGTCAGCTTGAATGTTGACGATGGGTGGGTTGCAAGTGCCGCTGACACCGTGATTGTCACGGCATTAACGTTTAACTACTCCATCTCGATTGGAAAGTTTGGTGCCGACATCTCTGGAACCAACTCCAAGTGGTGGGGCGGCGTAAAGGGTCAAGACGACAAGATCTACGGTATTCCATATGGTGCTGATGATATCCTAATCATTGACCCGGCTACCAATACCGCAATTCGCAGCACTCTTGGGGCAAATATTTCCGGTCCTAGCAAATGGGCCAGCGGCTGTTTGGGGTCAGATGGCAAGATCTATTGCGTTCCTTACAATGCGCCAGACGTTTTGATCATTGACCCGGTAACTGAAACTGCCATTCGCACTAATTTCGGTCTGAATCTCACCGATACCGCCAAGTGGGCAGGAGCGGTTCTGGGTACGGATAACAAAATTTACTGCATCCCTCGGGACTCAACAAATATCCTTATCATCGATCCTGCGTCAGGGACTGCTTCACGAAGCAATATGGGAGCGAATCTTGCCGGATCCAATAAGTGGTCCGGAGGAATACTTGCTTCAAATGGTAAGATTTATGGCGTTCCTCGCAATTCCCTAGACATCCTTATCATTAACCCTGCGTCAGGGACTGCTTCACGAAGCAATATGGGGGCTGATCTTACAAGCAGCCATAAATATGCTGATGGAATCTTCGCACCAAATGGGAAGATTTACGCAATCCCATATACCGATTCCCCTGCGATACTTATTATTGAGCCGGAGTCCAATACGGCTTCTCTCAGCACCATGGGCGCGAATTTACTTGGAGCAGGATGGTCAGAGGCAATTCTGGGCCCAGATGACAAAATCCATGCCGTTCCGTACACCGCATCCGATATGTTGATTATAGACCCGGAGGCAGGATCCGCTTCTCGCGTTGCGATTGATGGCGTGGGGAACACCTCAAAAGGAAAATGGGTCATGGGAGATATTGTTGATAATAAATTCTACGGTATACCCTATGGCTCTGAGGATATTATCCTTGTGCAGTTCGAATGA
- a CDS encoding SAM-dependent methyltransferase, with product MRKDRPSRTALKVALAVVTLGAKPGMEDLLPPGIVQASREVLLASGAVGPRTIRWAGSRRAVSLYEAFDWMLPGQFEAFAYRKTFFERQVREGLESGATQVLVLGAGYDTLGWRLAPEFPDVNFFEIDHPATARLKAKGIATMGCPDNLYLLAEDLGDKQLVDVLSEHRLWDANARTVILAEGLVMYLLPEAVFKLFCQCAQMVGHGSRIAFSYIPTGSDGRPDAGRWTGLMLWLQKAVGEPWVWSVRPDELDAYLHDVGWQNAPELAKAPGRYGVELYAVAAK from the coding sequence ATGAGGAAAGACCGGCCAAGCAGAACGGCTTTAAAGGTCGCACTGGCTGTTGTGACCTTGGGGGCCAAGCCCGGAATGGAAGACTTGCTTCCGCCCGGCATTGTCCAGGCTTCGCGAGAGGTGCTGCTTGCTTCCGGTGCGGTGGGGCCCAGAACCATACGCTGGGCCGGTTCCAGACGAGCGGTGTCTCTGTACGAGGCGTTCGATTGGATGTTGCCAGGCCAATTTGAGGCTTTTGCCTACAGAAAAACTTTCTTTGAACGCCAGGTTAGAGAGGGGTTGGAGAGCGGTGCCACACAGGTCCTTGTTCTCGGGGCAGGGTACGATACGCTCGGTTGGAGATTGGCTCCCGAGTTCCCAGATGTAAACTTTTTTGAGATTGACCATCCGGCGACAGCCCGTCTGAAAGCGAAAGGTATTGCTACGATGGGCTGCCCGGACAATCTGTATTTGCTTGCCGAGGACTTGGGAGATAAGCAGCTCGTTGATGTGCTGTCTGAACACAGGCTGTGGGATGCAAATGCCCGGACCGTGATCCTTGCCGAAGGTCTTGTCATGTACCTGTTGCCCGAAGCCGTTTTCAAACTCTTTTGCCAGTGTGCCCAAATGGTCGGTCACGGTAGCCGAATCGCTTTCAGCTATATCCCAACGGGATCAGATGGACGACCTGATGCCGGTCGCTGGACAGGTTTGATGCTGTGGTTGCAAAAAGCGGTCGGCGAGCCATGGGTCTGGAGTGTTCGTCCCGATGAACTGGACGCTTATCTGCACGATGTCGGCTGGCAGAACGCGCCGGAACTGGCTAAAGCACCCGGCAGGTATGGAGTAGAACTTTATGCCGTGGCTGCAAAATGA
- a CDS encoding recombinase family protein produces MPNIIGYLRPDIDGQNVQSQFDQLKAAGAIKIVQEKPAGTKHNRSQLDNLIADVRVGDTVMVTSLDRIAHNTRHLLEVVESLNSVGAIFKVIDKGIDTSTPQGEVFRLLLAAITDFERQVVRERQAMGIAKAKQAGRYKGRKPTAMVKTDEVLALNAQGLTRQKIADQLGIGVASVYRILKNHTTAKKTRKKVQKKPVDKPKRVERKPTREPDTEQLSFF; encoded by the coding sequence ATGCCAAATATTATTGGATACTTAAGGCCAGACATTGACGGCCAAAACGTTCAGTCGCAGTTCGATCAGCTCAAAGCAGCCGGAGCGATCAAAATCGTCCAGGAAAAGCCTGCCGGTACAAAACACAACAGGTCGCAGTTAGACAACCTGATAGCCGATGTCCGGGTTGGTGATACCGTGATGGTGACCAGTCTCGACCGTATCGCGCACAACACCAGGCACCTCCTGGAGGTGGTTGAATCCCTTAACTCTGTCGGGGCGATATTCAAGGTCATCGATAAGGGTATCGACACTTCGACACCTCAAGGGGAGGTCTTTCGTCTGTTACTCGCTGCAATTACAGACTTCGAGCGACAGGTCGTACGGGAACGTCAAGCCATGGGGATTGCCAAGGCCAAACAGGCCGGGCGCTATAAGGGCCGAAAGCCGACTGCAATGGTGAAGACTGATGAGGTGTTAGCACTGAATGCCCAAGGCCTGACCCGGCAAAAGATCGCCGACCAACTTGGGATCGGCGTCGCGAGTGTTTACCGAATTCTCAAAAACCATACGACAGCAAAGAAAACGCGTAAAAAGGTCCAGAAAAAGCCTGTCGATAAGCCGAAGAGGGTAGAGCGCAAGCCAACACGCGAGCCCGACACAGAGCAGCTGTCATTCTTCTAG
- a CDS encoding FAD-dependent oxidoreductase has product MPRVVVLGGGYAGLACLIELSKNDKSLELHLLDAGADHCKITNLHKTFQHELEKFTVSYAELAKKFNFTFHQHRLDFSEQDLARWQRQQKLPLAQKELPFDWLVVATGALPIPLHSGPGSFGQNELRLGKGKALLEDLLETGAAEPLQLSLVGGGATGVQVLFELHEQLRRKRVPCKLRLIDQNQRLVPNLPEGVHKYIAKKLRRGGIDYLPGTNYLGHTDEKIQLAELATGREYSLPSQQTLLFPGVSATPSTLKTNAYGQIMSSGRTLENILSAGDCSKFDSSGLNYLTAQAAVRKGKLVARNIVRLGGGKKPQTYRYQEKGYLVSLGALDAIGWIGLRCNLVRGFPASVIKDGMETQYDLFLNGVDTYLDFPSKA; this is encoded by the coding sequence ATGCCTAGAGTTGTTGTTTTGGGAGGCGGTTACGCAGGGCTGGCATGTCTGATCGAACTGAGCAAAAACGACAAGAGCCTGGAGCTTCATCTGCTGGATGCAGGTGCGGACCACTGCAAAATAACCAACCTGCACAAAACCTTCCAGCATGAGCTGGAAAAGTTCACCGTCAGCTACGCTGAGTTGGCGAAGAAATTCAATTTCACGTTTCATCAGCACAGGCTTGATTTCTCTGAGCAGGATCTTGCTCGTTGGCAGCGGCAGCAGAAACTTCCTTTAGCTCAGAAAGAGCTGCCGTTCGACTGGCTGGTGGTCGCGACCGGCGCCTTGCCGATACCGCTTCATTCCGGGCCGGGTAGCTTCGGCCAAAACGAGCTGCGCCTTGGCAAAGGAAAAGCGCTGCTGGAAGATTTACTGGAAACTGGTGCGGCAGAACCGCTGCAGCTTTCATTGGTCGGCGGCGGGGCCACCGGGGTCCAGGTGTTGTTCGAACTGCACGAACAGTTACGGAGAAAACGGGTGCCCTGCAAGCTACGGCTCATCGATCAGAACCAACGCCTGGTACCAAACCTTCCCGAAGGGGTGCACAAGTACATTGCCAAGAAACTGCGGCGGGGCGGGATAGACTATCTTCCCGGCACAAACTACCTCGGTCATACTGATGAAAAGATCCAATTGGCTGAGCTGGCGACAGGGCGAGAATACTCCTTGCCTTCCCAGCAGACTTTACTGTTTCCCGGGGTGTCTGCTACCCCCTCAACACTGAAAACCAATGCTTACGGGCAGATCATGAGCAGCGGGAGAACGCTGGAGAATATTTTGTCAGCCGGGGATTGCTCCAAATTTGACTCTTCGGGGCTGAATTACCTGACCGCTCAGGCAGCGGTCAGAAAAGGCAAGTTGGTCGCTCGCAATATTGTTCGGCTTGGTGGCGGGAAAAAACCGCAAACTTACCGTTACCAGGAAAAAGGTTACCTGGTTAGCCTGGGGGCTCTCGATGCCATTGGCTGGATCGGTCTACGCTGCAATCTGGTCAGGGGATTCCCGGCAAGCGTCATCAAGGATGGCATGGAAACCCAGTACGACCTGTTTCTTAATGGTGTCGATACTTACCTTGATTTCCCTAGCAAAGCCTGA
- a CDS encoding TRAP transporter fused permease subunit produces the protein MTDPATEPTTHLNRSLIILGVAISLMHIWFNVVTVLSSLWQNSLHFAGFALMASLVYPLRRNPTIAWRALDILLGLIAAGSALYLIAMEDAIYARGVRMVPAEWVAGIILILCALEFTRRVAGWFIPVLIMIALSYVGWWGAKIDGVFRFAGLSPETILFRSVYGDDALFGTIAGISSTYVFMFILFGAFLLRSGAGEFVIDLARAVAGRMVGGPGLVAVMASGLMGTISGSAVANTASTGVITIPLMKRAGFPAKFAAGVEAAASTGGQLMPPIMGAGAFVMATYTQISYNTIIVVSILPAILYFAAVGFFVRIEAKRSHVHAMDTEEVSAIEVFKKGGIVFLLPIGVLIGLLIYGFTPTYAAGLSILAVIVSSWFSANKMGPKAIIEAMAMGAKNMVMTAILLCAVGLIVNVIATAGVGNTFSLMINEWAGHSLVIAIALIALASLVLGMGLPVTAAYIVLGTLSAPALQALIADGLLVDALANGQIPEAAKAIFMLVAPDKLAEIGNPMTTAAARAIVDAVPVDMAGMVREAVLTPHALTYALLSAHLIVFWLSQDSNVTPPVALAAFTGAAIAGTKPMATGLQSWKLAKGLYIIPLLFAYTPFIGGSWVDDFTIFFFALFGLYAFAAALEGFMEARVNLPVRLLSVGCAVALLWPAPVWVHLVGLIVLIVLFMSSFRKSRRETAAV, from the coding sequence ATGACAGATCCTGCTACCGAACCTACGACCCATCTGAACCGCTCCCTCATCATTCTCGGTGTCGCTATTTCTTTGATGCACATCTGGTTCAACGTCGTGACAGTGCTGTCCTCACTCTGGCAAAACTCGCTGCATTTTGCCGGCTTTGCGCTGATGGCCTCGCTGGTCTACCCGTTGCGCAGGAACCCAACCATCGCCTGGCGAGCCCTGGACATCCTGTTGGGGCTTATCGCCGCCGGGTCGGCTCTCTACCTGATAGCTATGGAAGACGCTATCTACGCGCGAGGCGTGCGCATGGTCCCCGCCGAATGGGTGGCCGGTATCATACTGATTCTCTGCGCCCTGGAATTCACCCGGCGGGTCGCCGGCTGGTTTATCCCGGTGCTGATCATGATCGCCTTGAGTTACGTTGGCTGGTGGGGGGCAAAGATTGACGGGGTCTTCAGATTTGCCGGCCTGAGCCCTGAAACCATCCTTTTTCGCAGTGTCTACGGTGATGATGCCCTGTTCGGTACCATTGCCGGCATCTCGTCCACCTATGTGTTCATGTTTATCCTCTTCGGTGCCTTTCTGCTCCGTTCCGGTGCCGGTGAGTTCGTCATCGACCTGGCCCGCGCCGTCGCCGGGCGTATGGTTGGCGGACCCGGGCTGGTGGCGGTCATGGCCTCCGGGCTGATGGGCACCATCTCCGGTTCGGCTGTTGCCAATACCGCTTCGACCGGCGTTATCACTATCCCGTTGATGAAGCGTGCCGGCTTCCCGGCCAAGTTCGCTGCCGGGGTCGAAGCAGCGGCCTCGACCGGTGGCCAGTTGATGCCGCCGATCATGGGTGCCGGGGCCTTCGTCATGGCCACCTACACACAGATTTCTTACAACACCATCATCGTTGTCAGCATCCTGCCGGCAATTCTTTATTTTGCCGCGGTCGGTTTCTTCGTCCGGATCGAGGCGAAACGCAGTCATGTCCATGCAATGGATACCGAAGAAGTCTCGGCAATCGAGGTTTTCAAGAAAGGCGGCATCGTCTTCCTTCTGCCGATTGGTGTGCTGATCGGCCTCTTGATCTACGGTTTTACCCCCACTTATGCCGCTGGCCTCAGTATCCTCGCTGTTATCGTCTCCTCCTGGTTCTCGGCTAACAAGATGGGACCCAAGGCGATCATCGAAGCCATGGCCATGGGCGCGAAGAACATGGTCATGACCGCCATCCTGCTCTGTGCGGTCGGCCTGATCGTTAATGTCATCGCCACGGCAGGAGTCGGCAACACTTTCTCATTGATGATCAACGAGTGGGCCGGGCATAGCCTGGTCATCGCCATAGCCCTGATCGCCCTGGCTTCACTTGTACTCGGCATGGGGCTTCCGGTCACCGCCGCCTATATCGTCCTCGGAACCCTCTCGGCGCCGGCCCTGCAAGCCCTGATCGCTGACGGTCTACTGGTCGACGCGCTGGCCAACGGCCAGATTCCGGAAGCGGCCAAGGCGATTTTTATGCTCGTTGCACCGGACAAACTGGCAGAAATTGGCAACCCGATGACCACCGCAGCCGCCCGGGCGATCGTCGATGCGGTGCCGGTTGATATGGCCGGTATGGTCCGTGAAGCGGTCCTCACGCCACATGCGCTGACCTATGCGCTGCTCTCCGCACACCTGATCGTCTTCTGGCTGAGCCAGGATTCCAACGTGACGCCGCCGGTCGCGCTCGCTGCTTTCACTGGCGCCGCAATCGCCGGTACCAAGCCGATGGCCACCGGTTTACAGTCCTGGAAGCTCGCTAAGGGTTTATACATTATCCCGCTGCTGTTTGCTTACACACCCTTCATCGGCGGTTCCTGGGTCGACGACTTCACGATCTTCTTCTTTGCCCTGTTCGGCTTATATGCCTTTGCTGCTGCACTGGAAGGCTTCATGGAAGCACGCGTCAACCTGCCGGTGCGCTTGCTGTCAGTCGGCTGCGCCGTCGCTCTCCTCTGGCCGGCGCCAGTGTGGGTTCATCTTGTGGGCCTGATCGTGTTAATCGTTTTGTTCATGAGCAGCTTTCGCAAGTCACGCAGAGAGACTGCAGCCGTCTAA
- a CDS encoding TAXI family TRAP transporter solute-binding subunit has protein sequence MFVVAAVTLLCGSITTVQAADDRSYLMATASTGGTYYPVGVALSTLVKVKLQPKQKIGMSAINSAGSGENIKLLRDNEVQFAILQGLYGAYAWKGTGPIESEGPQKNLRAVTMLWQNVEHFAVNKKFAKSGTVSDMVAMKGETLSLGKKNSGTLGSNTVLLANLGADVEKDYNLIYVGYGPSADAMQNGQAGGMSTPAGAPVSAVTKAMANMGDDVVVLDFTDEQMKQADGGMELWTRYVIPAETYPGQAKEIKTIAQPNFLSVRADVDEDAVYQITKTIYENLPFLNAIHGATKAMAIEKAIAGLPMPLHPGAAKYYQEVGITIPARLLAQ, from the coding sequence ATGTTTGTCGTCGCGGCAGTCACCTTGCTGTGCGGTTCTATCACCACGGTTCAGGCTGCGGATGATCGCAGTTACCTGATGGCCACTGCCTCCACCGGTGGGACCTACTACCCGGTCGGTGTCGCCCTGTCTACCCTGGTCAAGGTCAAACTGCAGCCGAAGCAGAAGATCGGCATGTCGGCCATCAACTCCGCCGGTTCCGGTGAAAATATCAAGTTGCTGCGCGATAACGAAGTCCAGTTCGCCATTCTTCAGGGTCTCTATGGCGCTTATGCCTGGAAGGGGACCGGACCCATCGAAAGTGAAGGGCCGCAGAAAAACCTGCGCGCGGTGACCATGCTCTGGCAGAACGTCGAGCATTTTGCTGTCAACAAGAAATTCGCCAAAAGCGGTACCGTTTCAGACATGGTCGCGATGAAGGGCGAAACCTTGTCGCTGGGGAAAAAGAATTCCGGTACCCTTGGCTCCAACACGGTGCTGCTGGCCAATCTTGGGGCCGATGTCGAAAAGGACTATAACTTGATCTATGTTGGCTATGGACCATCAGCTGACGCCATGCAGAATGGCCAGGCAGGCGGCATGAGCACCCCGGCCGGGGCCCCGGTCAGTGCCGTGACCAAGGCGATGGCGAACATGGGTGACGATGTCGTTGTCCTCGATTTCACCGATGAGCAGATGAAGCAGGCCGATGGCGGCATGGAGCTTTGGACCCGCTATGTCATCCCGGCTGAAACCTACCCGGGTCAGGCGAAAGAGATCAAGACTATCGCCCAGCCGAATTTCCTCTCGGTTCGTGCCGATGTGGACGAGGATGCCGTCTATCAGATCACCAAGACTATTTACGAGAACCTGCCTTTTTTGAACGCCATCCACGGGGCCACCAAGGCCATGGCGATTGAAAAAGCGATCGCCGGACTGCCGATGCCGCTTCACCCCGGTGCGGCCAAGTATTACCAGGAAGTCGGCATCACCATTCCCGCCAGGTTGCTGGCTCAATAA
- the pdxH gene encoding pyridoxamine 5'-phosphate oxidase — protein MTENQQLDPDPFKQFARWFADAEQAELPLHNAMTLATASRAGKPSARMVLLKEVDASGFVFYTNYQGRKARELKENPFAALVFYWQPLSRQVRVEGAVERVASDESDRYFASRPRGHQLEAHASSQSQVIKDRGFLEEQFKTFTQMFAGQEIPRPAHWGGYRLLPETLEFWQEGEHRLHDRLRYRRIDNDQWVIERLAP, from the coding sequence ATGACCGAGAACCAACAACTCGATCCCGATCCTTTCAAACAGTTTGCGCGCTGGTTTGCAGACGCGGAGCAGGCTGAACTGCCTTTGCACAATGCGATGACCCTCGCCACGGCAAGCCGTGCAGGCAAGCCTTCGGCGCGGATGGTGTTGTTGAAAGAAGTCGATGCGAGCGGCTTTGTCTTTTACACAAACTATCAGGGCCGAAAGGCCCGGGAACTAAAGGAAAATCCCTTTGCTGCCCTGGTGTTCTATTGGCAACCCTTGTCACGCCAGGTTCGGGTTGAAGGCGCCGTGGAAAGGGTGGCCAGCGATGAATCTGACCGGTATTTTGCCAGTCGCCCCAGGGGGCATCAGCTTGAAGCCCATGCTTCGTCCCAGAGCCAGGTCATCAAAGACCGCGGGTTCCTGGAAGAGCAGTTTAAGACCTTTACTCAGATGTTTGCCGGTCAGGAGATACCGCGTCCCGCCCATTGGGGCGGCTATCGGCTTCTCCCGGAGACGTTGGAGTTCTGGCAGGAAGGAGAGCACCGACTACATGACCGACTGCGTTATCGGCGTATCGATAATGACCAGTGGGTGATCGAGCGATTGGCGCCATGA
- a CDS encoding carboxymuconolactone decarboxylase family protein — MDEKLKEMIAIGASVTANCIPCIQYHFAKAREVGVTDAEIKDAVQVGKMVRKGAAHKWDEEIGILLSTASGEQNSSCDCN; from the coding sequence ATGGACGAGAAACTAAAGGAAATGATTGCCATCGGGGCCTCTGTTACCGCGAACTGTATCCCCTGTATCCAATATCATTTTGCCAAGGCTCGCGAAGTTGGCGTGACCGACGCCGAGATCAAAGACGCTGTTCAGGTTGGCAAGATGGTGAGAAAGGGTGCAGCGCATAAATGGGATGAGGAAATAGGGATCCTTCTATCGACCGCTTCTGGAGAACAAAATTCAAGTTGCGATTGTAACTAA